CTTTTATAGACTGATTCGACAAACTCGGCCCATTTGGTCGAAACATTCTCTTCTTGGAGGTCATACCTTTTCCGTTCGATGTACGTGAGCTCGCTCTGAATTCGCTTAAAATCAGAAAGACAGGATTGAGAAGTGCTGTGATCGGTGATCGCCTCGAGATTTTTTTCTCGGAACTCGTATAAAAATCGCCCCATTCGTTCAAATACGGCAGCCAGGGCTCGTTCATGTTCGTGGATTTGATACGATAAACGTAGAATTTCAATCTGCCGGGCGGTTTGTTCGGCGGTCGAGACGAACACTTTTTCAAGGCTGGTCCAGGCCAAGCCGATTTCTCGACGGAAACGTTGTACAAACTTCATCAGAGTCTCCAAACCCGCATCAGAATAACACCCGATGTAATGAGGTTCACCAATGCAATGAGAGTGATTTGATTCTTCAAATACCGAATCAAATCGCTCAGCCGCCGCGGACGTTTACGCTTGTCCTTTTCCGAGACGCTCATCGTTTGTCTTCGATCAACCGTGCGCCGCTCTTCGATCGAATCAAATCGGCCGGTGCACGCCGGCTCGATAATTTCATCCATGGTGATGCCCATCAATAATTCCGGCAAGGAAAGATTCTGTTGTTGATCCTGTTCCGTGCGCCACAACAGATAGCGTAGACAGTTGGTGACGAACTCATCGTATTCCAACACCCAGTCCGGATGGAAATATTCAAGCACAATCAAAAATTCATCAAGTCGGATCTGGAGAAGTTTGGCTATGGTGGGCCAGTCCTTCATCGGAAGGCGTGATTGATTATCACACAGTCGCTTTATGAATTGAACATCGGAGCGTCTCAGACCGGACGCAAGGTCATCAGGGCTGAGTTGAACGGTCTTGATGCGACTCGAAAGCCACTGTCCAAATGTTTCAAAATCACCTTGATTCATTTAAGCACCGATGGATCTCAGTCCTAATTTGCGTACAATGTCTGATAATGTATATTATGTAAACTTTCAACTATTCTTGTCCACTATAGGTTAATGTAAATGTGGATGTGCTGGGCTGGGGTTCATACTTTATTTTCGCCATTTCTAAATCATACCTTAGATCTGTGACAGGATAGTTATCCTTAGCCAGAGCGTCTAAAGACCTTGGTAGCCGATGGTTCCGGTAATAAAAAGTTAAAATTGAATAACCGACATGTTGCAATGTGTTGGAATAAGCGATGTTGCTATAAAGTCCAATAATGCTTTCTGTTTGATCGACGGATTTCACGACTTTTCTTCCACCCGCCAATATGATTATTAAACAAAACACCAAAACCAACCCGCTGGCTGTTTTTCGACTGGTCAACCAGGGTATACGCTCTTCTTTTTTATCGGTCTCCTCAAGTTCGTTTTGTTGTTGTCTGATTGTGAGTTTCGGAGAAATTAACCCGGCCGTTAGAAGATTGCTCAATGCCTTGCAGGTTTCAAATTCCCCCATGTTGCCGATCTCGATCAAATGTCTGACATCCTGTTGGCCATCAACCAGATTAAATATGTTCATTTCACCCTGTGAAACCTTGATCCCAACTTCTGTGTTCTGTTCTCCGACTTTGTCAGTGTCTGGGTCTTCTTCGGATTTTGCAACACGCACCCTATCCATGTTTTCACTGTTTTTTTCGAAAACGATTTCTAAATTCGGGATCTTTTTCTCAATAAACGGCCATTCATCGATTCTCCGGACGCCTTCCATTATAAGAAATTCGGTGTTGACGGGTTCCAAGTAGTCCTGTTTCAATGAAATTTCTGAAGGCTCGAAACTGTAATGGCCCTCTTTCCATTGGAACAGACTTAATACGGCTTCTTTGACATGGAGATCAAGGGCCTTGACCAGATCTTCTTTTTGAATGGCGCCCATCTCGATAAGGATAAAGCCAATTTTATCTTTAGTATGTTGTTGCTTAGCCAGGGCTTCTTTAAGTTGGTCCTCAGTAATTTTATTTGAACGGGCCAGGATTTCGCCGATTTTTTTTATTCCCTCGAGATTCGACGTGTCCGCCTGGACGATCAGGCCTTTTTCAAATAAAACCCGCGATTCCGTGGACGCATTTTTCATCGTCAGAATCCCGGTTTTTTTCTGAAGATAGATCAATTGCAAGATATCCGCCAACCCAAAATCTTTTAATGACCCTTCCAGCGCCATCGCCTTCTCCTGTGCTCACACTTTTTCGTATGAAATCCTCAAAATATCATGAAACACCAAGAGGTACAAAACGATGAGTCCCGATACGATCATGGCCAGGCCGCCCAATCCCAAGATATCTCCATGTTCGGTTGGGGCGCGAAGAAAACCGTTTCCCCCCAAAAAAGCGAACAGGATTCCTATGAAAACCGCCTGGAAAATGAATCCCTTAATTTCTCGTCCGAAGTAAAAATGACCGGCCCCCGGGAGTAGAACCGAGATCCACTGGGCCGTCCTGAAGATCCAGCGCCGTCGGGTCTTGATCTGACGGAGATCCGTCTTCCTTTTGATGCTTTTATAGTTTCTCCAGCACATGACGCATGTTTTTTGATCAAAAATTCTTCGCTGGCATTGAAAACAAATTGGACGACCGCAAAGTGTGCAGGGGGCGGCCGTATATTTCCGCGGCAGGGCCAGTCTCATAACAATCACCCCGCCCGTAAAGAAGACCAGAAGATACGGCGACATCTTAAGTGAAAGGGGCGCCATAACCCTTTCAAAGAATTTCCGCGACCCTTCTTCATTGGACGATGTGTCCGAAAAAGCGCTCCTCCATAGAAAGGCCTTCGAAAAAAGTTCATCCATCGGACCGTGGCCGGTGTAAGATTGGATCAAGGGAAGATTGATTCGCTGGGCCGCTTCATATTCTTGCTCGGCGTCATTAAACCGGAGTAGTTCACGATAAACCAAACTGAGGTTGTAATGGGTGGCCGCACTCTGAGGGGTCATCGCAAGGGAAAGTTTATAGACCGCCATCGCCTCGTCATTCCGATGCAGGAGGAAATAGACATTTCCCAGATTGTTCAAAATGATCGAACGATTCGGTTCAAGTTTCTGCAATCTCTGATATTGCTCCAGGGCTTCGGAATAATTGCCCTCCCGTTTTTTCTGGAGGGCCAATGAGAAAAGGACAGGCCAATTCTTATCGTATCCGCCTCCCTTCTCCATCTGGAGGGCCGTACCTGAGGCGGCCGCATCGCCGCGCAAGACTTGCGCCATCAGCATTAATTCGGACGAGCGATCCGCCGTCAGCCAGGTCAGCGTTATGGGCAACCAATAAACCGTCAGGCTCATGATCACCGCGAACACGGCCGAGATGAGGCGTTCGCTCTTTGTCATAAACCTCCAAACCATACAGAGGCCGACCAAGAGAATGAGGCCCGTGCTTGTTCCGATCAACAAGGGTGTGAAAAGAAGAGTCAACACGAACACCCACACGGTCGGACGATTTAAAATGGTCCGGAACCATTCATGAAGACCATGAACCAGCAGCGGGAGATAGCGAATGAGGAGGAAGACGAAGAACAGTACGAAGCTGCCCAGGAGCCCGACCAACAAGATCAGGACCAACCGACCTAAAAAATAAAATGAAGACCAGAAATCGCTTGCGGCGTTCAAAAGACCTTTGAGATAGATTTTAATGGCTGCAAACGGCAAAAACGGGTGTTGATCAAAAAATACCTTTGCCAGGAAAAAAGCGCCGTTCGGATCGTCGGGGGACCACTGTCGTGCCTCCTCTCCCAGTTCAACTGCTTCCTTGAAATGGCCTTTCGAAAGAGCCTCTTCCCCTTCTTGAATCATCACCGCAGCCGGAAGATCGAACCCCCGGATTCCAAGATCCGCGGCCTGACCACGGATCCGGGTCAAGACCTCCGAGGCTTCCTTCATTTGGCCCGCGTCCCGTTGTGATCTGTATTCCAACCAAGCCGTCTCAGCCCACGCCGGGAGTTGCTGGGTTGAAAATGAAACCGCCGCGGTCGGTTCCGCGGCCAGCCCCGGGGAACAATAGAGCGTGCTGACAAGGACGGTCAAGATCCCGAGCGCACCGTTCATTCGTACGAATCGTTTCATGCCCGACCGATTTTGGGTTCCGTGCCCGCTCTCAATCGTTGAATATTGGTTGTGTGTCGAATCAAGATGATCCCTGTTAAGATCAGTGAAAAAACGACAACGTATGAAACGGGACGAAGAAACACAATGATGAGCGGTAAAGATCCGAAGGCGGCAATGGCCCCCAGCGAGGAGTACCGCCATATCCAGACCGTCGCGCCCCAGATAACGATCGTTATCCAGCCCGCCCACGGTTCGATGCCGTAGACAACGCCCAGGCCGGTGGCGACTCCCTTTCCTCCTTTGAAACGCAGAAACAGTGAATAATTGTGCCCCAGGACCGCGGCCAGTCCGGCCAGCCAAACACCGGACTCTCCCGCCGACAGCCATTGCGCGAACCGAACCGCGAGATACCCTTTCCCCAGGTCGCCCAACAACGTCAAGGCGGCCGGCACGCGTCCGGCCGTTCGGAGGACGTTTGTAAAACCGATATTGCGGCTGCCGCGGAATCGCGGATCGGTCCGGGTGATCCACCGCGAGAAAATCACGCCGAACGGAATCGATCCGACCAGGTATCCCACGAGAACCCCGAGAAGCATGGCCGGGACGGGAGGCGTGTTCATTGAATCTCGGTCGGATCGATTTGGGTTAAAAATTTCACGAAATACTGCACTCCTGAAAGAATGGCCAAGATCATCGAGATCCACAGCAAAAAGGTTCCCCAGACATGAAAGTCGAAATGGCCGAATTTAAATTCGAGAATCAAGAGCCCGATTGAAATGGTCTGAATGACCATTTTGTATTTCCCGGCTTCATCCGCGGCAATCACGATGCCGGATGAAGATGCGATGGCCCGGAGACCGGTCACGGCCAGTTCACGACCGATAATAACAATCGCGATCCACGAAGAGACGCGGTGGAAATCCACCAGCATAATGAGGGCGGTCAGGACCAGAAATTTGTCCGCGATCGGATCCAGAAATTTCCCCAGTTTCGTGATCTGTTCCCAGCGGCGGGCCAGGTAGCCGTCCATCAGATCCGTCAGGGAGGCGACAAAAAAAATGATGGCCGCGGCGAGGGATCTCGGACCGGTGGGTGTGAGAAAGACCAGGATAAAGACGGGAATCAGAAAGATTCTCAGCAGCGTGATCAGATTCGGGAGATTCATACGATCATCCCTTCGGCTTGAATCCGGTTCGCGGTTTCGTGCCCGTCCTCCATCGACGATGCATCCAGATCCATTGTTCCGGCGTCGCGCGAACCTGCTCCTCGATCATCTTTGTGAATCGGGCGGTTTGTTCCAGGACATCCCTCTCGATATCATCGGTTCGAGAGAGGTCGAGCGGGCCGTCAATGGTGATCCGGTGCCGCTCGCGACCTTCCCTTATAATAAACCCCACCACGACGGAGGCTCCCGTGCGATAGGCCAGGCTCGCGGCCCCGGTCGGGGTGAAGGCTTCCCGGTGAAAAAAAGGGACGAAAACGCCGTCCGTTTTGGTATCCTGATCGATCAGCAGACCGACAATCCCGCCGCGCCGAAGCATCGCGATCAACCGCTTTAAATACCCGGGCCGGCTCCGAACCAGCGTTTCGATGCCGTGGGTGGCCCGGAGACCGATCATTACTTTTTCCACACGGCGGTCATAAATCGGCGCGGCCACCACGGCCAAGGGATAACGCATCGCGACCGCCCGGGCCATCAGTTCCCAGTTCCCGATATGAGCCGTTATGAAGAGAACACCTCGGCCGTTCGCGGCCGCCGCCTTGAGGGCTTCCTCCCCGTCCACCCTGACAAGACGATCCAGGCCGTCGCGCGTTAACCGGTCCAGGTTTAGAACCTCGAAAAACGTCCGGCCTAAGTTTTGAAAGCTTTCCCTTGCAATCCGTCGTTGCTCTTCCGGCGACCGTTCTTGACCCAACGCCAGTTGAAGATGCTTTAGGGTCCGACGACGTTCCTTGACCAGAAAAAGATAAGCCGCCGCTCCTAAACCGCCGCCCAGAGCAAGGCCCATGTTCCAGGGGATCCAACGCGACAGGACACGCAGTCCCATCAGCGCGGCCCAGAGGAAAAA
Above is a window of Nitrospiria bacterium DNA encoding:
- a CDS encoding TrkA C-terminal domain-containing protein, which codes for MKFVQRFRREIGLAWTSLEKVFVSTAEQTARQIEILRLSYQIHEHERALAAVFERMGRFLYEFREKNLEAITDHSTSQSCLSDFKRIQSELTYIERKRYDLQEENVSTKWAEFVESVYKSGMTLESIVLPFHLSPPSLTLQALMLPPKVLVIAVQRQERFIQPHGGVVLKRGDRLTLLGPPEQIVQVVERFAPSH
- a CDS encoding DUF4388 domain-containing protein, whose product is MALEGSLKDFGLADILQLIYLQKKTGILTMKNASTESRVLFEKGLIVQADTSNLEGIKKIGEILARSNKITEDQLKEALAKQQHTKDKIGFILIEMGAIQKEDLVKALDLHVKEAVLSLFQWKEGHYSFEPSEISLKQDYLEPVNTEFLIMEGVRRIDEWPFIEKKIPNLEIVFEKNSENMDRVRVAKSEEDPDTDKVGEQNTEVGIKVSQGEMNIFNLVDGQQDVRHLIEIGNMGEFETCKALSNLLTAGLISPKLTIRQQQNELEETDKKEERIPWLTSRKTASGLVLVFCLIIILAGGRKVVKSVDQTESIIGLYSNIAYSNTLQHVGYSILTFYYRNHRLPRSLDALAKDNYPVTDLRYDLEMAKIKYEPQPSTSTFTLTYSGQE
- a CDS encoding tetratricopeptide repeat protein, which encodes MKRFVRMNGALGILTVLVSTLYCSPGLAAEPTAAVSFSTQQLPAWAETAWLEYRSQRDAGQMKEASEVLTRIRGQAADLGIRGFDLPAAVMIQEGEEALSKGHFKEAVELGEEARQWSPDDPNGAFFLAKVFFDQHPFLPFAAIKIYLKGLLNAASDFWSSFYFLGRLVLILLVGLLGSFVLFFVFLLIRYLPLLVHGLHEWFRTILNRPTVWVFVLTLLFTPLLIGTSTGLILLVGLCMVWRFMTKSERLISAVFAVIMSLTVYWLPITLTWLTADRSSELMLMAQVLRGDAAASGTALQMEKGGGYDKNWPVLFSLALQKKREGNYSEALEQYQRLQKLEPNRSIILNNLGNVYFLLHRNDEAMAVYKLSLAMTPQSAATHYNLSLVYRELLRFNDAEQEYEAAQRINLPLIQSYTGHGPMDELFSKAFLWRSAFSDTSSNEEGSRKFFERVMAPLSLKMSPYLLVFFTGGVIVMRLALPRKYTAAPCTLCGRPICFQCQRRIFDQKTCVMCWRNYKSIKRKTDLRQIKTRRRWIFRTAQWISVLLPGAGHFYFGREIKGFIFQAVFIGILFAFLGGNGFLRAPTEHGDILGLGGLAMIVSGLIVLYLLVFHDILRISYEKV
- the plsY gene encoding glycerol-3-phosphate 1-O-acyltransferase PlsY, whose protein sequence is MNTPPVPAMLLGVLVGYLVGSIPFGVIFSRWITRTDPRFRGSRNIGFTNVLRTAGRVPAALTLLGDLGKGYLAVRFAQWLSAGESGVWLAGLAAVLGHNYSLFLRFKGGKGVATGLGVVYGIEPWAGWITIVIWGATVWIWRYSSLGAIAAFGSLPLIIVFLRPVSYVVVFSLILTGIILIRHTTNIQRLRAGTEPKIGRA
- the pgsA gene encoding CDP-diacylglycerol--glycerol-3-phosphate 3-phosphatidyltransferase, whose protein sequence is MNLPNLITLLRIFLIPVFILVFLTPTGPRSLAAAIIFFVASLTDLMDGYLARRWEQITKLGKFLDPIADKFLVLTALIMLVDFHRVSSWIAIVIIGRELAVTGLRAIASSSGIVIAADEAGKYKMVIQTISIGLLILEFKFGHFDFHVWGTFLLWISMILAILSGVQYFVKFLTQIDPTEIQ
- a CDS encoding lysophospholipid acyltransferase family protein; translated protein: MARTRFGRQMQGLLRFFLWAALMGLRVLSRWIPWNMGLALGGGLGAAAYLFLVKERRRTLKHLQLALGQERSPEEQRRIARESFQNLGRTFFEVLNLDRLTRDGLDRLVRVDGEEALKAAAANGRGVLFITAHIGNWELMARAVAMRYPLAVVAAPIYDRRVEKVMIGLRATHGIETLVRSRPGYLKRLIAMLRRGGIVGLLIDQDTKTDGVFVPFFHREAFTPTGAASLAYRTGASVVVGFIIREGRERHRITIDGPLDLSRTDDIERDVLEQTARFTKMIEEQVRATPEQWIWMHRRWRTGTKPRTGFKPKG